A part of Bosea sp. (in: a-proteobacteria) genomic DNA contains:
- a CDS encoding DUF2160 domain-containing protein: protein MALVVTLGWAWRTGRLDGVAAGLQWMAWTWQTGLFFTGIVCTLVIMTLLAVYRPETERVGVLRIATTRGDRLFISLLGAAFIHLGWIGLTNAELWWASIISLVYAAAVFRWV, encoded by the coding sequence ATGGCTCTTGTTGTCACGCTCGGCTGGGCCTGGCGCACGGGTCGCCTGGATGGCGTCGCCGCAGGTCTCCAGTGGATGGCCTGGACCTGGCAGACCGGCCTGTTCTTCACGGGGATCGTCTGTACGCTCGTCATCATGACGCTTCTGGCCGTCTACCGGCCAGAAACGGAGCGGGTCGGCGTCCTGCGTATCGCCACGACGCGCGGCGACAGGCTGTTCATTTCTCTTTTGGGCGCCGCCTTCATTCATCTCGGCTGGATCGGTCTGACCAATGCCGAGCTGTGGTGGGCCTCGATCATCTCTCTCGTCTACGCCGCAGCGGTGTTCCGCTGGGTATGA
- a CDS encoding IS630 family transposase (programmed frameshift), with protein MPKVVEIKPSHTPAELRRLAASGKDANQSRRLLSIAAALDGMSRAEAAKIGGMDRQTLRDWAHRFNEQGPAGLKDNRRRGNPRRLSQAQLVELSEIVETGPNRAVDGVVRWRRIDLQRVIADKFKIAYHQRSIGKLLKHLGFSHISARPRHPGQDGEVIAAFKKNWPNTLAAHIKGVTRKTKIEIWFQDEARIGQKNGLVRQWARRGTRPTQPADQRYENAYLFGAICPERGVGAALALPHADTDMMQLHIDEISLHVAKGAHAVLLLDRAGWHITGDLNWPKNITPILLPSRAPELNPVENIWQYLRANYLSNRVFETYADIINAACEAWNRLTERPDVITSIGMRHWAQTGQL; from the exons ATGCCGAAGGTTGTCGAGATCAAGCCGAGCCATACTCCCGCCGAGCTGCGCCGCCTGGCGGCATCGGGCAAGGATGCGAACCAAAGTCGACGATTGCTGTCCATCGCTGCGGCGCTGGACGGGATGAGCCGGGCGGAGGCCGCCAAGATCGGCGGCATGGACCGCCAGACGCTACGGGACTGGGCGCATCGGTTTAATGAGCAAGGCCCTGCCGGGTTGAAGGACAACCGTCGCCGGGGGAACCCAAGACGTCTGTCGCAGGCGCAACTGGTGGAGCTGTCCGAGATCGTCGAGACCGGCCCCAACCGCGCTGTAGACGGCGTGGTGCGCTGGCGGCGGATCGACCTGCAACGTGTCATCGCGGACAAGTTCAAGATCGCGTATCACCAGCGCAGCATCGGCAAGCTGCTGAAGCACCTGGGCTTCTCGCACATCAGCGCCCGGCCACGGCATCCCGGGCAAGATGGCGAGGTCATCGCGGCTTTTA AAAAAAACTGGCCCAACACGCTCGCGGCGCACATCAAGGGCGTGACGCGCAAGACGAAGATCGAGATCTGGTTTCAGGATGAGGCCCGCATCGGCCAGAAGAACGGGCTCGTCCGGCAATGGGCGAGGCGCGGCACAAGACCTACCCAGCCTGCCGACCAACGCTATGAGAACGCCTATCTCTTCGGTGCCATCTGCCCCGAAAGAGGCGTGGGCGCGGCCCTCGCTTTGCCCCATGCTGACACCGACATGATGCAACTGCATATCGACGAGATATCCCTGCACGTCGCCAAAGGCGCTCATGCCGTGCTGCTGCTGGATCGAGCCGGATGGCACATCACCGGCGACCTGAACTGGCCGAAGAACATCACGCCGATCCTGCTGCCCTCGCGCGCGCCGGAACTGAACCCCGTGGAGAATATCTGGCAGTATCTGCGTGCCAACTACCTCTCGAACCGCGTCTTCGAGACATACGCCGACATCATCAATGCAGCCTGCGAGGCCTGGAACAGGCTCACCGAAAGGCCCGACGTCATCACATCAATCGGGATGCGCCACTGGGCGCAAACAGGTCAGTTGTAA
- a CDS encoding ABC transporter ATP-binding protein produces MSLVLDQVSKRVGPSDHIVDVSLRLEKGSLNVLLGPTLSGKTSLMRLMAGLDRPTSGSIAFNGVDVTSAPVRGRSVAMVYQQFINYPTMSVFENIASPLRVMGLPASEIRERVGVAARLLKLEPMLTRTPLQLSGGQQQRTAIARALVKRAELVLMDEPLANLDYKLREELREELPRIFASTGAIFVYATTEPSEALLLGGNTAVLHQGRVAQFGPTSEVYRNPADLNSAAVFSDPPLNRIAAEKSGGMLRFSGGHIPARGKLASLEDGPCTLGFRAHHLQLADSDADAIKLSGRVTVSEITGSESFIHIDAAPHHFVALAHGVRLYEPGATIETFVDTRRLFVFDRAGRLAASPDDMAGA; encoded by the coding sequence ATGAGCCTCGTTCTTGATCAGGTGAGCAAGCGGGTCGGTCCTTCGGATCACATCGTCGATGTGTCCCTGCGGCTGGAGAAAGGCTCTCTGAACGTTCTGCTTGGACCGACATTGTCTGGCAAGACATCGCTCATGCGGCTGATGGCCGGGCTCGACCGCCCCACCTCCGGATCGATTGCTTTCAACGGTGTCGATGTCACCAGCGCGCCCGTGCGTGGCCGCTCGGTCGCCATGGTCTACCAGCAGTTCATCAACTACCCGACCATGAGCGTCTTCGAGAACATCGCCTCGCCGCTCCGTGTCATGGGTCTGCCCGCCAGCGAGATCAGGGAACGCGTCGGGGTCGCGGCCCGGCTTCTCAAGCTGGAACCCATGCTGACGCGCACGCCGCTGCAACTCTCGGGCGGACAGCAGCAGCGCACGGCCATCGCGCGGGCATTGGTCAAGAGAGCCGAGCTTGTGCTGATGGACGAGCCCCTCGCCAACCTCGACTACAAACTGAGGGAGGAACTTCGCGAGGAGTTGCCGCGCATCTTCGCCTCCACCGGGGCGATCTTCGTCTATGCCACAACCGAACCCTCCGAAGCGCTGCTTCTTGGCGGTAACACGGCCGTGCTGCACCAGGGCCGGGTCGCGCAATTCGGACCAACATCCGAAGTTTACCGCAATCCCGCCGACCTGAATTCAGCCGCAGTGTTCTCGGACCCGCCACTCAACCGTATCGCTGCCGAGAAATCTGGCGGCATGCTGAGATTTTCTGGCGGGCACATTCCCGCCAGGGGCAAGCTCGCCAGCCTCGAAGACGGACCATGCACTCTGGGTTTCCGGGCCCACCATCTGCAACTCGCAGATTCAGACGCCGACGCCATCAAGCTCTCAGGCCGCGTCACCGTCTCCGAAATCACGGGCTCGGAGAGCTTCATCCACATCGATGCGGCGCCCCATCACTTCGTCGCGCTGGCGCATGGTGTCCGGCTCTATGAACCTGGCGCAACCATCGAGACCTTTGTCGACACGAGACGCCTCTTTGTCTTCGATCGGGCCGGGCGACTGGCGGCCTCACCCGACGACATGGCGGGAGCCTGA
- a CDS encoding carbohydrate ABC transporter substrate-binding protein, whose product MRSRMLMGTTALALVAMTTGAMADMAAAQRWVDGEFQPSTLSKEAQMKEMEWFINAAKPFVGMEINVVSETITTHEYESKTLARAFTEITGIKIKHDTIQEGDVVEKIQTQMQSGRNVYDAWINDSDLIGTHVRYQQAVPLSDWMVGEGKDVTLPTLDVDDFIGKSFTTGYDGKLYQLPDQQFANLYWFRYDWFQRADLKQRFRAKYGYDLGVPVNWSAYEDIAEFFSNDVKEIDGVRVYGHMDYGKKDPSLGWRFTDAWLSMAGNGDKGIPNGLPVDEWGIRMEGCQSVGSSIERGGDTNGPAAVYSITKYLEWLQKYAPPQAQGMTFGEAGPLPAQGAIAQQIFWYTAFTADMVKPGLPVVNADGSPKWRMAPSPKGAYWKEGMKLGYQDAGSWTLLKSTPVDRRKAAWLYAQFVNSKSVSLKKSHVGLTFTRESDIWDKSFTERAPKLGGLIEFYRSPARVQWTPTGNNVPDYPRLAQLWWQNIGDASSGAKTPQAAMDALAAAQDDVLIRLERSGAQGACGPKVNPRTSAEEWFKKAEASGNFAPQRKLANEKPQGVTVDYDTLIKSWPSTPPKR is encoded by the coding sequence ATGAGATCAAGAATGCTGATGGGAACGACGGCGCTCGCGCTTGTTGCCATGACGACAGGCGCCATGGCCGACATGGCTGCGGCGCAAAGGTGGGTTGACGGCGAATTCCAGCCTTCGACGCTGTCCAAAGAAGCGCAGATGAAGGAGATGGAGTGGTTCATCAATGCGGCGAAGCCATTCGTCGGCATGGAGATCAATGTCGTCTCCGAGACAATCACCACGCATGAGTATGAGTCGAAGACGCTGGCCCGTGCCTTCACCGAGATCACTGGCATCAAGATCAAGCACGACACCATCCAGGAAGGCGATGTGGTCGAGAAGATCCAGACCCAGATGCAGTCGGGACGCAATGTCTATGACGCCTGGATCAACGATTCTGATCTGATCGGCACGCATGTGCGCTATCAGCAGGCGGTTCCCCTGTCGGACTGGATGGTCGGAGAGGGCAAGGATGTGACGCTGCCGACGCTCGATGTGGATGATTTCATCGGCAAATCCTTCACCACGGGCTACGACGGCAAGCTCTACCAACTGCCGGACCAGCAGTTCGCGAACCTCTACTGGTTCCGGTATGACTGGTTCCAGCGCGCCGACCTGAAGCAGCGGTTCCGGGCAAAATACGGTTACGACCTTGGCGTGCCGGTGAACTGGTCCGCTTATGAGGATATCGCCGAGTTCTTCTCCAACGACGTCAAGGAGATCGACGGCGTGCGGGTCTATGGCCACATGGACTACGGCAAGAAGGACCCGTCGCTTGGCTGGCGCTTCACCGACGCCTGGCTCTCCATGGCAGGCAACGGCGACAAGGGCATTCCGAACGGCCTGCCTGTCGATGAATGGGGCATCCGCATGGAAGGCTGCCAGTCGGTCGGCTCCTCCATCGAGCGCGGCGGTGACACCAATGGCCCGGCGGCGGTCTACTCGATCACCAAGTATCTGGAGTGGCTTCAGAAGTACGCACCGCCCCAGGCGCAGGGCATGACGTTCGGCGAGGCGGGCCCGCTTCCCGCGCAGGGCGCGATCGCACAGCAGATCTTCTGGTATACCGCTTTCACCGCCGACATGGTGAAGCCTGGGCTGCCAGTCGTGAATGCCGACGGTTCGCCGAAGTGGCGCATGGCTCCCTCGCCGAAGGGCGCCTACTGGAAGGAAGGCATGAAGCTCGGTTACCAGGACGCCGGTTCCTGGACCCTGCTGAAGTCGACGCCGGTGGATCGTCGCAAGGCGGCCTGGCTCTACGCCCAGTTCGTCAACTCCAAGTCGGTCTCGCTCAAGAAGAGCCATGTCGGCCTCACCTTCACGCGCGAAAGCGATATCTGGGACAAGAGCTTCACCGAGCGCGCCCCCAAGCTCGGTGGCCTGATCGAGTTCTATCGCTCACCAGCCCGCGTGCAATGGACCCCAACCGGCAACAACGTGCCGGACTACCCGAGGCTCGCACAGCTCTGGTGGCAGAACATCGGTGACGCATCATCGGGCGCAAAGACGCCTCAGGCGGCAATGGACGCGCTTGCGGCAGCCCAGGACGATGTCCTGATCCGCCTTGAGCGCTCGGGCGCACAAGGCGCGTGCGGGCCGAAGGTGAACCCCCGCACATCCGCCGAGGAGTGGTTCAAAAAGGCCGAAGCCTCCGGCAATTTCGCTCCCCAGCGCAAGCTGGCGAACGAAAAGCCGCAGGGCGTGACTGTCGACTATGACACGCTGATCAAGTCATGGCCGTCGACCCCACCAAAGCGTTGA
- a CDS encoding carbohydrate ABC transporter permease → MLEAGGSGWGRRLMLGLYILFLMLPLYWLFVMSIKTNNEIISGLTIWPQNPTLANYRKIFSDPSWYWGYINSLIYVAINTVISIALALPAAYALSRYRFLGDKHLFFWLLTNRMAPPAVFALPFFNLYSAIGLFNTHWAVALAHCIFNIPLAVWILEGFMSGVPREIDETAQLDGYSFPHFFVKIFLPLIGNGVGVAAFFCFMFSWVELLLARTLTNNMPISAIMTRTVSAAGMDWGLLAAAGILTLVPGALVIWFVRNYIAKGFALGRV, encoded by the coding sequence ATGCTGGAAGCCGGGGGCTCGGGTTGGGGCCGCCGCCTGATGCTCGGGCTCTACATCCTGTTCCTGATGCTGCCGCTCTATTGGCTCTTCGTCATGAGCATCAAGACCAACAACGAGATCATCTCCGGCCTGACGATCTGGCCGCAGAACCCGACGCTCGCCAACTACCGCAAGATCTTCTCCGATCCGTCCTGGTACTGGGGCTACATCAACAGCCTGATCTATGTGGCGATCAACACGGTCATTTCGATCGCGCTGGCGTTGCCGGCAGCCTACGCGCTCTCGCGCTACCGGTTCCTCGGCGACAAGCACCTGTTCTTCTGGCTTCTGACAAACCGCATGGCCCCGCCAGCAGTCTTCGCGCTGCCGTTCTTCAACCTCTATTCCGCCATCGGGTTGTTCAACACGCATTGGGCGGTTGCGCTCGCCCATTGCATTTTCAACATTCCCCTGGCGGTCTGGATCCTGGAAGGTTTCATGTCCGGCGTTCCGCGCGAGATCGATGAGACCGCGCAACTCGATGGCTATTCCTTCCCGCATTTCTTCGTGAAGATCTTCCTGCCCCTGATCGGCAATGGCGTGGGGGTGGCGGCGTTCTTCTGCTTCATGTTCTCGTGGGTCGAGCTTCTGCTCGCCCGCACGCTCACGAACAACATGCCGATTTCCGCCATCATGACACGCACTGTTTCCGCCGCAGGGATGGATTGGGGTCTGTTGGCGGCGGCCGGCATCCTCACGCTTGTGCCAGGCGCGCTCGTGATATGGTTCGTGCGCAATTACATCGCCAAGGGCTTTGCCCTGGGGAGAGTGTGA
- a CDS encoding ABC transporter ATP-binding protein: MARITLSSLAHSYRPDPREASDYAVREATHVWEDGGAYALLGPSGCGKTSLLNIISGLVAPTKGRVLFNDQDVTFKPTEARNIAQVFQFPVIYDTMTVRENLAFPLRNRGMRGEAVETRVNEIAKLLDLTADLGRKARGLTADSKQKISLGRGLVRPDVAAILFDEPLTVIDPHLKWELRSKLKEIHKKLDTTMIYVTHDQTEALTFADKVVVMFDGEVVQVGKPQELFETPDHTFVGYFIGSPGMNVLPAHIEGTSAHVNGEALFLGRSLSIPAGANVEIGIRPEFLKPVASGGIAVRILRVEDIGRQKILRCEAGQHRLAAILPEDAAVPSGHVRLSADPDHIHVYANSRRVRQA, from the coding sequence ATGGCGCGTATCACCCTCTCGTCGCTGGCGCATTCGTACAGGCCCGATCCGCGGGAGGCGTCCGACTACGCCGTCCGCGAGGCAACCCATGTCTGGGAGGATGGGGGCGCCTACGCCCTGCTGGGTCCCTCCGGTTGTGGCAAGACCTCGCTTCTGAACATCATCTCGGGGCTGGTCGCCCCGACGAAGGGGCGCGTCCTGTTCAATGATCAGGACGTGACGTTCAAGCCGACCGAGGCGCGCAACATCGCGCAGGTGTTCCAGTTTCCCGTGATCTACGACACGATGACCGTGCGCGAGAACCTGGCCTTCCCGTTGCGAAACAGGGGCATGCGGGGCGAGGCGGTCGAAACCCGCGTCAACGAGATTGCGAAGCTCCTCGACCTGACGGCCGATCTTGGACGCAAGGCGCGGGGGCTGACGGCTGACTCGAAGCAGAAGATATCGCTTGGGCGAGGGCTGGTGCGGCCAGACGTTGCCGCCATCCTCTTCGACGAGCCGCTGACGGTCATCGATCCGCATCTGAAATGGGAGTTGCGCTCGAAGCTCAAGGAAATCCACAAGAAACTCGACACCACGATGATCTATGTCACGCATGACCAGACCGAGGCGCTGACCTTCGCCGACAAGGTGGTGGTGATGTTCGACGGCGAGGTGGTGCAGGTCGGCAAGCCGCAGGAGCTGTTCGAGACGCCTGACCACACCTTCGTCGGATACTTCATCGGCTCTCCTGGCATGAACGTCCTTCCCGCCCACATCGAGGGTACGAGCGCCCACGTCAACGGCGAGGCGCTATTCCTTGGCCGCAGCCTGAGTATTCCGGCTGGCGCCAACGTCGAGATTGGCATCCGCCCCGAGTTCCTCAAGCCTGTTGCCTCGGGGGGTATCGCGGTCCGCATTCTCCGTGTCGAGGATATCGGGCGCCAGAAAATCCTGCGCTGCGAGGCTGGCCAGCATCGGCTTGCGGCCATCCTGCCGGAAGACGCGGCGGTTCCGTCAGGCCATGTGCGGCTCTCTGCCGATCCAGATCACATTCACGTCTACGCCAACAGCCGGCGGGTTAGGCAAGCATGA
- a CDS encoding sugar ABC transporter permease, translating into MNKPLNNRAWFFVLPVFLLVAFNAVLPLMTVVNYSMQDSFGNNQFFWNGIGWFKELLDPKSQLGERFFDALWRNALFSAIILSIEIPLGIAVALSMPKKGWAVAPTLVVLALPLLVPWNVVGTTWQVFARSDIGLLGYVLNAVGIRYNYTNDPFSAWATIVAMDVWHWTSLVALLCYAGLQSIPDAYYQAARIDGASRWSVFRNIELPKMRRVLLIAVLLRFMDSFMIYTEPFVVTGGGPGNSTTMLSIDLVKIALGQFDLGKAAAMSIVYNLIILAVCWVFYTIMIQADAEEREPRS; encoded by the coding sequence ATGAACAAGCCGCTCAACAACCGGGCCTGGTTCTTCGTTCTGCCGGTCTTTCTGCTGGTGGCGTTCAACGCCGTCCTGCCGCTGATGACGGTGGTCAATTATTCGATGCAGGACAGTTTCGGCAACAACCAGTTCTTCTGGAACGGCATCGGCTGGTTCAAGGAGCTGCTCGATCCGAAGTCGCAGCTCGGCGAACGGTTCTTCGACGCACTCTGGCGGAACGCGCTGTTTTCCGCGATCATACTCTCCATCGAGATTCCGCTCGGGATCGCGGTCGCACTCTCGATGCCGAAGAAAGGATGGGCCGTCGCCCCGACGCTTGTGGTCCTCGCATTGCCCTTGCTCGTGCCGTGGAATGTCGTGGGCACCACCTGGCAGGTTTTCGCGCGCTCGGACATTGGGCTGCTCGGCTACGTGCTGAACGCGGTTGGCATCAGATACAACTACACGAACGACCCGTTCTCGGCATGGGCGACCATCGTCGCCATGGATGTCTGGCACTGGACGAGCCTTGTGGCGCTGCTGTGCTACGCCGGCCTTCAGTCCATTCCTGATGCCTACTACCAGGCGGCGCGGATCGACGGAGCCTCGCGCTGGTCGGTATTCCGCAACATCGAACTGCCCAAGATGCGGCGCGTGCTGCTCATCGCTGTGCTGCTTCGCTTCATGGACAGCTTCATGATCTACACCGAACCCTTCGTGGTCACCGGAGGCGGGCCAGGCAATTCGACGACGATGCTCTCCATCGACCTCGTCAAGATCGCGCTCGGCCAGTTCGATCTCGGCAAGGCGGCAGCGATGTCGATCGTCTACAATCTCATCATCCTCGCGGTCTGCTGGGTGTTCTACACCATCATGATACAGGCCGACGCCGAAGAGCGGGAGCCCCGATCATGA
- a CDS encoding alpha/beta hydrolase: MPQPADKTPPGGTAGAQAFPGPMALWLLVAFALVAASLIGFRQDRGDVVVAERWLDTTPVTITRTGQGPQPVVLIAHGFAGSRQLMQAFAYTLARNGMTAVSFDFLGHGRHPLPLGGSVTRISGATQSLVGQTRGVLALARTIGDGRVALLGHSMASDILVRVARAEQDVVATVAISAFSREITETEPRNLLLVAGAWESRLAAEARRIVALRSTPAVPEQGVTYGDHGDGSARRFAIAPHVEHVGVLYSAASLSEARDWLRASFGVTMPAQRPDRGGLWIIMLLAGLIIAVRPLSRLLPLVSAREAGAALPWRSFWPVLVLPALLTPLVLRVSPTRVLPILVADYLAFHFALYGALTWLMLVVQRRRAVAPPDGKPAADRLRLGLAALGACLVAVLPLFIAIDAYVTAIRPIEARLVLALCLVGGAASFFFATEWASGGSGAARGGSAAIAVAFLLSLLGAVLLDPGRLFFLAIIVPVIVPFMIVFGLIAWWIRQRTRHPFPGAAVKTLAFGLAIAATFPMMTG; this comes from the coding sequence TTGCCTCAACCTGCTGACAAGACGCCGCCAGGCGGAACGGCGGGAGCGCAGGCGTTTCCAGGGCCGATGGCGTTATGGCTGCTGGTGGCCTTCGCGCTTGTCGCTGCGTCCCTCATCGGCTTTCGGCAGGATCGCGGCGATGTCGTCGTCGCGGAGCGATGGCTGGACACGACTCCGGTGACGATCACGCGCACCGGGCAGGGGCCTCAACCTGTCGTGCTGATCGCCCATGGCTTCGCCGGCTCCCGGCAGCTCATGCAGGCTTTCGCCTACACGCTCGCCCGCAACGGCATGACGGCGGTGTCTTTCGATTTCCTCGGCCACGGCCGTCATCCCCTGCCTCTGGGCGGCAGCGTGACGCGGATTTCCGGAGCGACGCAGTCGCTGGTCGGCCAGACACGCGGAGTGCTGGCGCTGGCGCGCACCATCGGCGATGGCCGCGTCGCCCTGCTGGGGCATTCCATGGCGTCGGACATTCTGGTGCGGGTGGCGCGCGCGGAGCAAGATGTCGTCGCGACCGTCGCCATCTCCGCCTTCTCGCGCGAGATCACCGAGACCGAGCCGCGCAACCTGCTCCTGGTTGCGGGCGCGTGGGAAAGCAGGCTTGCGGCGGAAGCTCGCCGCATCGTGGCGTTGCGCTCAACGCCCGCCGTGCCCGAGCAGGGCGTCACCTATGGCGATCATGGCGATGGCAGCGCTCGCCGCTTCGCCATAGCGCCCCATGTCGAGCATGTCGGCGTGCTCTACAGCGCTGCGAGCCTCTCCGAGGCGCGGGACTGGCTGCGCGCCAGCTTCGGCGTCACGATGCCTGCCCAGCGTCCGGACAGGGGAGGGCTGTGGATCATCATGCTGCTGGCTGGCCTCATCATCGCGGTGAGGCCGCTGTCGCGCCTGCTGCCGCTTGTGTCTGCGCGTGAGGCAGGGGCTGCGCTGCCGTGGCGCAGCTTCTGGCCCGTGCTTGTGCTGCCCGCATTGCTCACGCCGCTGGTGCTGCGCGTTTCGCCAACCAGGGTGCTGCCAATCCTCGTCGCGGATTATCTTGCCTTCCATTTCGCGCTTTATGGCGCGCTCACCTGGCTCATGCTTGTGGTGCAGCGCCGCCGCGCCGTCGCGCCGCCTGATGGGAAGCCTGCCGCCGACCGCCTGCGCCTTGGCCTGGCGGCGCTTGGCGCTTGCCTTGTGGCCGTGCTGCCGCTGTTCATCGCCATCGATGCCTATGTCACCGCCATCAGGCCGATCGAGGCGCGGCTCGTGCTGGCCCTGTGCCTTGTGGGCGGCGCCGCCAGTTTCTTCTTCGCTACGGAATGGGCTTCGGGAGGATCAGGCGCCGCCAGGGGCGGGTCGGCCGCCATCGCCGTGGCGTTCCTGCTCTCGCTGCTGGGGGCTGTGCTGCTTGATCCGGGCCGGCTGTTCTTCCTGGCCATCATCGTGCCGGTGATCGTGCCGTTCATGATCGTTTTCGGGCTGATCGCCTGGTGGATCCGTCAGCGGACGCGGCATCCGTTTCCGGGCGCTGCGGTCAAGACGCTGGCCTTCGGCCTCGCGATCGCTGCGACCTTCCCGATGATGACGGGCTGA
- the glpD gene encoding glycerol-3-phosphate dehydrogenase: MGEVYDLAIIGGGINGCGIARDAAGRGLKVYLCEQNDLASGTSSWSTKLIHGGLRYLEHYEFRLVREALIEREILWNLAPHIIRPLRFVLPHHAGLRPAWLLRLGLFLYDNLGGRKRLPGTKTLDLRSDPAGQPLKPGYGKAFEYSDCWVDDSRLVVLNAMDARARGATVVTNTQFKSCVRHADHWELQVGTQGDHTRAISARAIVNAAGPWVADVLANRIRTNGESRVRLVQGSHIVVKRIFDHDRSYIFQNTDGRIIFAIPYEQDFTLIGTTDQDYAGDPADVKASPEEISYLCAAASEYFARPVRESDVVWTYSGVRPLYDDGASKAQEATRDYVLTLDAKPGYAPLLSVFGGKITTYRRLAEAVLEKLAPHVTPALTGKAAGWTGHEKLPGGDFPVTGLAALSDALALSHPFLDPHHAKRLLRAYGTRAAVLLGEARSLSDLGQSFGTDLTEAEVRYLMREEWAATADDVLWRRSKLGLRTGSDAKAALASFMAKAGGSDAQAMAGAA; encoded by the coding sequence ATGGGGGAGGTCTATGACCTTGCCATCATTGGTGGCGGCATCAACGGCTGCGGCATCGCACGCGATGCGGCCGGTCGCGGCCTCAAGGTTTACCTCTGCGAGCAGAACGACCTGGCCAGCGGCACGTCCTCGTGGTCGACCAAGCTGATCCATGGCGGATTGCGCTATCTTGAGCATTACGAGTTCCGGCTGGTGCGTGAAGCGCTGATCGAGCGCGAGATCCTGTGGAATCTGGCGCCCCACATCATTCGGCCGCTCCGCTTCGTGCTCCCCCATCATGCAGGGCTGCGTCCGGCCTGGCTGCTCCGGCTGGGCCTGTTCCTTTATGACAATCTCGGTGGCCGGAAGCGTCTGCCCGGCACGAAGACGCTCGACCTGCGGAGCGATCCGGCAGGTCAGCCACTCAAACCCGGTTACGGCAAGGCTTTCGAGTATTCGGATTGCTGGGTCGACGATTCACGGCTCGTCGTCCTCAACGCCATGGACGCCCGGGCGCGGGGCGCCACTGTCGTGACCAATACCCAATTCAAGAGCTGTGTGCGCCACGCTGATCACTGGGAGCTTCAGGTCGGCACCCAGGGCGACCATACGCGGGCCATTTCGGCGCGGGCCATCGTCAACGCGGCAGGTCCGTGGGTCGCCGACGTGCTGGCGAACCGTATTCGCACCAACGGCGAATCCCGCGTGCGGCTGGTGCAGGGGTCGCACATCGTCGTGAAGCGCATTTTCGACCACGACCGCAGCTACATCTTCCAGAACACCGACGGGCGGATCATTTTCGCAATCCCCTACGAGCAGGACTTTACCCTGATCGGCACCACGGATCAGGACTACGCCGGCGATCCCGCTGACGTTAAGGCTTCGCCGGAGGAGATCAGCTATCTCTGTGCCGCGGCAAGCGAGTATTTCGCCAGACCCGTCCGTGAGTCCGACGTTGTCTGGACCTATTCCGGTGTTCGTCCGCTCTACGACGACGGCGCATCGAAGGCTCAGGAGGCAACACGCGATTACGTCCTGACCCTGGACGCCAAGCCGGGATATGCGCCGCTGTTGTCTGTATTTGGCGGAAAGATCACGACCTACCGCCGGCTCGCGGAAGCTGTCCTTGAGAAGCTCGCGCCGCATGTCACGCCCGCACTGACGGGCAAGGCGGCTGGCTGGACAGGCCATGAAAAATTGCCGGGCGGGGATTTTCCGGTCACCGGCCTCGCGGCGCTCTCGGATGCGCTCGCCTTGTCCCATCCTTTCCTCGATCCGCACCATGCGAAGCGGCTGTTGCGCGCCTATGGCACACGCGCCGCAGTGCTCCTCGGCGAGGCCCGGAGCCTGTCCGATCTCGGTCAGTCTTTTGGGACAGACCTGACCGAGGCAGAGGTTCGCTACCTCATGCGCGAGGAGTGGGCAGCGACCGCCGATGACGTTCTGTGGCGGCGCAGCAAGCTTGGCTTGCGGACGGGTTCAGATGCCAAGGCCGCGCTGGCGAGTTTCATGGCCAAGGCCGGCGGCAGCGATGCCCAGGCGATGGCGGGTGCCGCATGA